Genomic window (Sediminispirochaeta smaragdinae DSM 11293):
AAAACCACTCTCAGAGCGTGAAATTTTTTTCGTACGATAAGCCTTGATTGACGGTTGAATTCTACTGCCCCTATAATAGTGGCAGTATCGCAACCAGGGGTTGTATAAATTTAATGATGATCTGCAAAAGTTCTCTTTATGATTCGGCCGACTACACCAATGATATTCTGCTTGTCGAAGACGATAAGCAGGATGTACCAATCCAAGACTCCGGCCTCATTGGCGCTGGCTATCACATACGCCGAACCGCTTCCTGCCGCGAAGCACTTCGTATCGTAACCAGTCGTGATCGGGATTATTTGGTTCTGATGGCCACCGAACTCTCCAACGGCCAGGACCCCATCGAAACAACGCGGCAAATGCTTTCGGCCCGGCACGTTCCCGTCATTTTTCTGTCGAAGTATTCGGATGGCAACACCCTGCAAAGGATTTCATCCGTCTCGCCCCGCTACGGCTTTGTATTGCGACAAAGTGAACCTTCGCTGTTACTGGCATCGGTTGATATCGCTTTCGAGCTTTATAGATCACGGACAACAGGGCAGGAGGAGACGTCACGGAAACGCTTTGCTTCCAACACAAGTCCTTCACATTTGTTTATCGAGAATGCAGTCGACGGAATCATCATTATAGATGAGGAGGGAACCATTGTAGAGTGGAACCGGGCCCAGGAAGAGATCACTGGTCTTTCCGCTTCGAAGACGCTGGGTATGCACGTTTGGGATATCGAGCTGCTTCCCGAAACATCCACAGCAGCGATGCACCACTATGTTCAAAGGGGAAAGATTCCACAAGAGGCTTCCCTATCGGTGACGGATATCATCCGTGCGGACAAGGCATCCAGAATTGTCGAAGTGGCAACCTTCGGATTTGCAACCGATTGCGGTCATGCCGCCGCCAGCATCACCAGAGATCTAACGGACCGTCTTGGTACTGATGCAAGGACACAAGGTTTATTGAAGGAGAAAGAGCTTCTCCTGAAAGAAGTACATCACAGGGTGAAAAACGACCTCGCCTTTGTCGGATCCATGCTGATGCTGCAACTCGGCATGGAAGAAAATGAAGAAGTAAGGCAATCCCTCACAAATGCACAAAAACGGATTGCCGTGGTCATGCAGGTATATGAAGATCTCTATCGAAACGACAGCACAAAGCATGTGGACAGTCGATCGGTGGTGAAAAAAATTATCAGCGAAGCACATACGATAGCTCCGGGATGCTCCCCTCTCTTTTGCCTTGACATCGAATCGATAAAGCTTCCTCCCCGAACGGGAATAGCCTTTGGTACAATTCTAAATGAGTTACTGACCAACAGCATCAAATATCGAAGATCATTAACGGAAGGACCCAAAATCAGCATTACCCTCACTGCCGATAGGCCAAATTACATGAAACTGAAGGTAAGCGACGACGGAGTGGGTTTTCCCGATTCGGTCCTTGCCGGAAATTTCTCAGGCTTCGGCTTAACGGTTATCGATACACTGGTCAGGCAGTACGACGGCACCCTTGTTATGGAAAACAGAAAAGGGGGCTTCGTTTCAATCGAGATGCGCATTTGCATGTAGCATAAAAAGCCCCCTGCCGCCAGGCGGCAGGGGTACACCCACACAGAAGGGAATACTTTTTGTAATACAGCAATCAGCCGATTGCTTCACTTCCTGTTTCCCCGCTCCGGATTCGAATGGTTTGCTCTATGGGAAGAACAAAAATCTTGCCGTCGCCGATCTCACCACTCCGGGCACCAGCGATGATCCCCTCTATTGTGGCATCAACAAAGGAGTCGTTGACGGCAATCGCGATCCGAACCTTTTTCAAAAGATTCACCTCAATATCTACACCACGGTAGGATTCATGGTAGCCTTTCTGTTGCCCACATCCAAGGGCATTTGTAATTGAGAGCTTGTAGATCTCTCTGCTGTACAATTCCTGCTTCACTGCATTCAGACTCTCCGGCTGAATGTATGCAATCACTAGTTTCATCGCATACCCCCTTCTACTGGTTGGAAAAGATCTGGAATCCGTAATACGACTCCATTCCGTGCTCTTCGATGTCCAATCCGGATAGCTCCGCCTTTTCGCTTACCCGAAGGCCCATGGTAGCCTTGAGAGTACGGAAGAGCAGGAGAGCAAGAACAAACACCCAGACAAAGACCGAGAGGGCACCTAAGAGCTGAACTCCCAGCTGATGCAGCCCTCCGCCGTAAAAGAGACCGGTGACATCACCGGCGCCGGTTCCGAAAAGGCCCACGGCCAAGGTTCCCCAAACACCGCAGACGCCATGAACAGAAATCGCACCAACGGGATCATCTATCTTGAGGACCTTGTCGATAAACTCTACAGAGCCGACAACCAGCATTCCCGCGATGGCCCCTATGATAAGGGCACCTATCGGAGAAACAACGAAACAACCGGCAGTAATTCCGACAAGACCTGCAAGAGCACCGTTGAGGGACATACTGGGATCGGGCTTACCGAAGGCAATCCAGCTGGTACCCATTGCGAAAATCGCTCCGGTAGAAGCCGCCAAGGTAGTGGTAACGGCGATAAAGGCGATACTGGGGTCGGTACCGCTGAGGGTACTTCCGGCATTAAAACCGTACCATCCAAACCAGAGGATAAAAACTCCAAGGGCGGCCAGTGGCATATTGTGGCCTGGAATGGCCTTCACACCGACCACTTTCCCATTGGAACGGATATATTTTCCCGTCCTCGGGCCAAGAACGATGGCACCGGCAAGAGCAGCCCATCCACCGACGGAATGAACAGCCGTAGAACCGGCAAAATCATGGAAGCCCATGCTGGCAAGCCAGCCCCCGTTCCATATCCAGTGACCGGAAATGGGGTAGATCAGGCCCGAAATTACCACACTGTAGACAAGGTAGGATGCGAACTTCGTCCGTTCTGCCATTGCCCCGCTGACGATGGTCGCGGCTGTTGCGGCAAAAACAACCTGAAACATCCAACTGGCAAAGTCGGAAAGCTCAAAACCAACAAGGAAAAACTGATCGGTTCCGACGAAACCGCCGGCGGATGTCCCGTACATAAGGCCCCAGCCGATCGCAAAATAGATCACGGCACCGGCGGCAAAATCCATAAGGTTTTTCATCAGAATATTCCCCGCATTTTTAGCACGGGTCAGACCGGTTTCGACCATCGCAAAACCCGCCTGCATAAAAAAAACCAATGCCGCAGCGATCACCAGCCAGAGTGAATCGAGGGCATCATATGCACCTTGTACGGACGGACCATCCCCCTCCGCAAAAAGTGCAACAGCACCGGACAGAAGTAAAAGTGTGGAAATTAGTGCAACCTTCCGGCTTTTTCTCCAGAGATGCATACACTCCTCCTAAAAAATGTTTCTATCCAACACACTGCAGGAATTATGCCATCTCTGAGCAATATGGCAAAAAAAAGATAAGTTTTTGTTAATTCCTGTAATTCGATAGAGTTAGAGAAGCCATTCAGGAATGAAAAAATGTACTAAAGGTTACACAGTGGTATAATTCGTGTATATCAACTACATTATTGTATGTTAAAAATAGTGTTCCTACATTTTTGTATCATAAAATGATTTTCCCACCGATAATGACCTTTGCCTCTTTAAATGGAAAATCAGAGCTGGTAAAGGAACCATACTTGTCACTATCGAATTCCACCGGACCTATCGAACCGTGGTACTGGAACTTTGTGTAGAAACCAATCCCTCTGAAATTCACTCCAAGGCCAAGGCCGAGAAAACAATATTCCCGAGTAAGAAAGGTAAACGGTTCATTCAGATCATAAGAGCTCCCGTCCCGTTCATAGCTATCGATGGAAGCGGTAATGGTTCCGAAACCTCCTTCGAAAAAGGGATCGAGGAAGGCTGTCGTTCCGAAAACATGGTAGCTGAGTGAAAGATTGACATCAACATCCATCATGTCGTAGGAGTAATCATCAGAAGAAAGGACATCATAATAGTCCCAGTTGTAAAAGCTAAAGTAGGTATAGAGTCCGAGAGCAAGCTTTTTGAAAAGCAATTCGGCGTTTACCCCGTAATAGACCCCCTCGCCGTCTGCAAAATGACTCCAGATATCTTCGCCACTTGAAGAGTCTATCTCTTCCCGATCCATGTACAACGCCCCT
Coding sequences:
- a CDS encoding sensor histidine kinase, with the protein product MMICKSSLYDSADYTNDILLVEDDKQDVPIQDSGLIGAGYHIRRTASCREALRIVTSRDRDYLVLMATELSNGQDPIETTRQMLSARHVPVIFLSKYSDGNTLQRISSVSPRYGFVLRQSEPSLLLASVDIAFELYRSRTTGQEETSRKRFASNTSPSHLFIENAVDGIIIIDEEGTIVEWNRAQEEITGLSASKTLGMHVWDIELLPETSTAAMHHYVQRGKIPQEASLSVTDIIRADKASRIVEVATFGFATDCGHAAASITRDLTDRLGTDARTQGLLKEKELLLKEVHHRVKNDLAFVGSMLMLQLGMEENEEVRQSLTNAQKRIAVVMQVYEDLYRNDSTKHVDSRSVVKKIISEAHTIAPGCSPLFCLDIESIKLPPRTGIAFGTILNELLTNSIKYRRSLTEGPKISITLTADRPNYMKLKVSDDGVGFPDSVLAGNFSGFGLTVIDTLVRQYDGTLVMENRKGGFVSIEMRICM
- a CDS encoding P-II family nitrogen regulator, whose amino-acid sequence is MKLVIAYIQPESLNAVKQELYSREIYKLSITNALGCGQQKGYHESYRGVDIEVNLLKKVRIAIAVNDSFVDATIEGIIAGARSGEIGDGKIFVLPIEQTIRIRSGETGSEAIG
- a CDS encoding ammonium transporter, whose protein sequence is MHLWRKSRKVALISTLLLLSGAVALFAEGDGPSVQGAYDALDSLWLVIAAALVFFMQAGFAMVETGLTRAKNAGNILMKNLMDFAAGAVIYFAIGWGLMYGTSAGGFVGTDQFFLVGFELSDFASWMFQVVFAATAATIVSGAMAERTKFASYLVYSVVISGLIYPISGHWIWNGGWLASMGFHDFAGSTAVHSVGGWAALAGAIVLGPRTGKYIRSNGKVVGVKAIPGHNMPLAALGVFILWFGWYGFNAGSTLSGTDPSIAFIAVTTTLAASTGAIFAMGTSWIAFGKPDPSMSLNGALAGLVGITAGCFVVSPIGALIIGAIAGMLVVGSVEFIDKVLKIDDPVGAISVHGVCGVWGTLAVGLFGTGAGDVTGLFYGGGLHQLGVQLLGALSVFVWVFVLALLLFRTLKATMGLRVSEKAELSGLDIEEHGMESYYGFQIFSNQ